CTGTTTAGTTTTAGTTGCCTCTTTCTTTGCTTTTTGAGCTGTAGCTTTTCCATTTACCGCTACACATTTTCCACCTTTGTGATTTGGTCCAGTACCGCCTTGTAGTTGAGTTCCTTTTGGACATGCAAATGCCGAAACACTTAACATAGCCAATACGCCTGCTGTAAGAATTGTTGATAATTTTTTCATGTTAATCAGCGCCTTGTTGAGTATTATTGCTCAGCTTGAGTGTAAGGTGAAAAATTCTGCTTTAAAACATTTATTTTGTGGAAATAGAGTTTGAACAATGTTTTGATTTGCAGTGTTATCTAATTTTTTAATTTAATTTTAAGTTTTTATTATATAGCGGCGTTTCGTACAATTATGAATGAACTTGAGCAATTACTTTTAGTTTTTCAATATCTAAAATCTCAATTTTTCTAAAAGCAATTTTAATAATATTTTGTTTTTCAAGTAGGCTCAATTCATGGTTGATCGTCTGCCTAGATGTAGTCAACATGTTGGCTAATTGCTCTTGAGAAATCTGAATGTGATGATCTTGAATAAGAATATGGTTACCGTATCCTTCTAAAATGAACAGAAGACGTTGTGCAAGCCTTTGAGAAATACTGCGTGTTTGTATCGCAATCTGTTCTAAGAAAACGTACCTGAGTTTTTGGCTAGTTAAACGTGCAAAATAATACCAATAATATGGATGTTCTTTTAGTAGCTCATTTAATGGTTTTGCAGGAATATGCAGAACTATACTTTTTTTCAAAGCAATCGCGTCGTGTGACCGTGGCTCATGATCAATTAAAGATATTTCACCGAACCACATAATCGGCTCAGCAATTGCAGAAAGTGCTTCATTACCATTTACATCGACATAACCCAAGCTAATTGAGCCTTCAAGGACGGTATAAATACCATCAAACTCATCTTGAGCATGGAAAACGTAGCTATTTTTCTCAAAAGTAATTTGCTTGCCATGTTCTAAAATAAACTTTTGGAATGCTTCCGGAAGCACACTAAACCATGTGTTTTCTTTTAATCGGTTAATATAAATTAGGTCCAATATTCGGTCATCCATGAAAAAATTCATTACTTTGTCAAATAGCTGACAACTTTAAATTTTCCTTATTTGTACAGTATGACTATAGTTAGGTGAATAGGGAATAACTCATGTCAAATCTGGAGCAGAAACTGAGCCAATATGCGGCTTATCATTTAAATCATCAAAATATTTTGACGCATTTTATAGGCATTCCACTCATCGTGTTTTCAATTTTATGTTTAACAGCGAGGGCAGGAATCGATATTGGTAATTTTAAAGTTACTTTAGCTATGGTACTGATTGCATTCAGTACAATCTATTATTTATTTCTAGATAAAGTTTTTGGCTTAATCATGCTCATGATATTGGTGGCTGTGTATCCATTAGCGAGCCAAATTGCCGAACTTCCTTTAGGACAATGGTTGGCTGCAAGTATTGGTTTCTTTGTGGTGGGGTGGGTCTTTCAGTTTGTGGGGCATTATTTTGAAAAGAAAAAGCCTGCTTTTGTTGATGATGTAATAGGACTTGCAATTGGACCACTATTTGTATTGGCTGAATTTATATTTATGTTAGGTTTTAGAAAGCCTTTGCATGAGCGAATTTTACACGAGGCGCGCAGTAAACGAGAGATGATGGATTTAAGCCATTAAATATAAAAAAAGCCCCAATCTAGTGGGGCTTTTTTTAAGCTTTAACTTAAACGTTAAAACGGAAGTGCATTACATCGCCGTCTTGAACAACGTAAGTTTTACCTTCTAAACGCCATTTACCTGCTTCTTTAGCGCCGTTTTCACCGTTGTATTGTACGAAGTCATCATATGCAACAACTTCAGCACGGATAAAGCCTTTTTCGAAATCAGTATGAATAACACCAGCTGCTTGAGGAGCCGTCGCACCAACTTTTACTGTCCATGCACGAACTTCTTGTACACCAGCAGTGAAATAAGTTTGTAAACCTAAAAGTTTATAGCCTGCACGAATAACTACGTTTAAGCCTGGTTCTTCCATGCCCATTGCTTCTAGGAACTCAGCACGATCTTCATCTTCTAATAATGAAATTTCAGCTTCGATTTGGTTGCAAAGCGGCACAACAATTGCGTTTTCTTCGGCAGCAAGTTTTTTAACAGCTTCTAAATGTGGATTGTTTTCAAAACCGTCTTCTGCAACGTTTGCAATGTACATGGTTGGTTTCAAAGTCATTAAACCAAAACCACGAATTAATTTGCGTTCGTCATCAGACAAATCAGCCGCGCGAGCTGGTTTACCTTCGTCAAGTAACGGTTGGATTTTTTCTAAAACTGCTTTAGTTGCTACAGCTTCTTTGTCACCGCCTTTAGCAACTTTAGTTAAACGTAAAATTGCTTTAGCAACAGTCTCAAGGTCTGCAAGTGCAAGTTCAGTATTGATAGTTGCAATGTCATCTAATGGATCAATTTTACCATTTACGTGGATGACGTTTTCGTCTTCGAAACAACGTACAACGTGTGCAATTGCATCAGTTTCACGAATGTTAGCAAGAAACTGGTTACCCAAACCTTCGCCTTTTGATGCACCAGCAACAAGACCTGCAATGTCCACAAATTCCATAGTGGTCGGCAAAACACGCTGAGGGTTAACAATTGCAGCAAGTTTATCTAAACGTGGATCTGGAACAGGAACAATACCTGTGTTTGGCTCAATGGTACAGAACGGGAAGTTTTCCGCTGCAATCGCTGCTTTAGTTAATGCATTGAAAAGGGTAGATTTCCCTACATTTGGCAGACCAACAATACCGCAATTAAAACCCATGAAAACCACTCACAAATATGTAAATTAAAAATTGTGGCTGATTTTACATGAAAGCCATGACAAAGTCATGGCTAGAGCAGGGTTCTGTTGTGTTTAAACTTTACGTTTATCGAGTTGCTGGGCTAATGCATCACCAGTCGCTTGTACTAACATGACTAAAACAATCAATACTAAAATAACAGCCAACATAATTTGCATATCAAAACGTTGATAACCATATCGATAAGCAATGTCTCCTAAGCCACCTGCACCAATAGCACCAGCAATCGCAGATGAGTTAATCATTGTCACAATAGTCACTGTAAAGCCTGCCACAATACCTGGCAAAGCCTCTGGTAAAAGTACGTGCCAGATAATTTGTTTGCGGTTACAACCCATGGCTTGTGCAGCTTCAATTAAGCCTTGATCGACTTCACGTAAGCTGACTTCTGCAATACGGGCAAAAAACGGAATGGCCGCAATCGTTAAGGGAACAACCGCTGCCCATACGCCATAACTTGTACCCACAATCCAGCGAGTAAGCGGAATAAGTGCAACCATTAAAATTAGAAAGGGTATTGAGCGAGTGATATTGATGACCCAACCCAAAGCTTGATTAATCTTTTGCGACGGATGAATGCCATGTTCAGAAGTGCTGACTAAAATAACAGCGATAGGTAAGCCAATTAAAAAGGCAATGAACGCAGATGCGCCTACCATGAGCAAGGTATCTACAGTTCCAGTAATTAATAAATCAATGAGCTGGTCTTGCATAGCCAAGTACCTCAAATTGTGCGATTGCTGTTAATGCATCTTGTTGTATAGATGAAAGATCAATTTCTACGTTAGGAATACCGACTAAAAGTGAGCCAATAATGTGCCCTTGAATGGTATCGACCTGACTTTGGTATAAATTGACGGGTGCTTTGAATTTGGCAAGTAGTTCTTGAATATCTGGAACCTGATGTGCTTCAGCCTCATATTTCAGTTTTACAATAATATGAGTCGAATCTTCATCGGGTAGACGGCTGATTTTAAAAGGCAGAGTGATCTGCTCAAGGTTTAATAGTTCTTGAGTAATTTGTTGCTCTGGTCGTGAAAATACCGACCAAACTTGCCCAGCCTCTACAATCTCACCTTGGTCAATCACCACGACTTGATCACAAATTTCTCGAATCACTTGCATTTCATGAGTAATTAATACAATGGTGAGACCAAGTTCCTGATTAATCTTTTTAAGTAAAGCCAAAATAGTGGCAGTACTTTCAGGATCAAGTGCCGAGGTTGCCTCGTCACACAGTAAAATTTCTGGGTGGTGAACAAGTGCGCGTGCAATACCAACACGTTGCTTTTGTCCGCCAGAAAGTTGTGATGGATAATAGTTAGATTTATCTGCAAGACCTACGAGAGCTAGAACCTCATTTACGCGTTGGTCAATATCTGCTTTGTTGTAATTGGAAACTTTTAAGGGCAATGCCACGTTTTCCCAAACTGTTTTTGCCGACATTAAATTGAAATGTTGAAAAATCATTCCAATTCGTTGACGGGTTTGAATAAGCTCGGAATGGCTCAATTCAGCAATGTTTTGTTGATGAATATGAATGCTACCAGTATTTACTTGTTCTAAGCCATTTAAAGTGCGGAGTAAGGAAGATTTTCCCGCACCACTTTTACCAATAATGCCTAAAATCTTACCTTGAGGAATATCAAGGTTAATCTCTTTTAAAGCATGCAGCTTTTGACCCTGCGATTGGTAAAACTTATTTAAACCACGAATTTTGATGTGAGGTAGAGAAAAATCAACTTGTGATCCAAAACTCACCATGGTCATTCTCCTTATTTCCAGCCTTGAAACCACATACCTTGGCCAAAGTCTTTATCCAGAATATCTTGTGCTTGTTTTGAGTTCTGGAATGCTTTAACAAAGGTTGCAAGTTTTTGGTTTTTATCTTGGTAATCGCGACGGGTCACAAACAAAATTGCATATTTTTTATCGATTGGATCTAAAAATAATGCGCTA
The window above is part of the Acinetobacter baumannii genome. Proteins encoded here:
- a CDS encoding Crp/Fnr family transcriptional regulator, which translates into the protein MDDRILDLIYINRLKENTWFSVLPEAFQKFILEHGKQITFEKNSYVFHAQDEFDGIYTVLEGSISLGYVDVNGNEALSAIAEPIMWFGEISLIDHEPRSHDAIALKKSIVLHIPAKPLNELLKEHPYYWYYFARLTSQKLRYVFLEQIAIQTRSISQRLAQRLLFILEGYGNHILIQDHHIQISQEQLANMLTTSRQTINHELSLLEKQNIIKIAFRKIEILDIEKLKVIAQVHS
- a CDS encoding Mpo1 family 2-hydroxy fatty acid dioxygenase, producing MSNLEQKLSQYAAYHLNHQNILTHFIGIPLIVFSILCLTARAGIDIGNFKVTLAMVLIAFSTIYYLFLDKVFGLIMLMILVAVYPLASQIAELPLGQWLAASIGFFVVGWVFQFVGHYFEKKKPAFVDDVIGLAIGPLFVLAEFIFMLGFRKPLHERILHEARSKREMMDLSH
- the ychF gene encoding redox-regulated ATPase YchF encodes the protein MGFNCGIVGLPNVGKSTLFNALTKAAIAAENFPFCTIEPNTGIVPVPDPRLDKLAAIVNPQRVLPTTMEFVDIAGLVAGASKGEGLGNQFLANIRETDAIAHVVRCFEDENVIHVNGKIDPLDDIATINTELALADLETVAKAILRLTKVAKGGDKEAVATKAVLEKIQPLLDEGKPARAADLSDDERKLIRGFGLMTLKPTMYIANVAEDGFENNPHLEAVKKLAAEENAIVVPLCNQIEAEISLLEDEDRAEFLEAMGMEEPGLNVVIRAGYKLLGLQTYFTAGVQEVRAWTVKVGATAPQAAGVIHTDFEKGFIRAEVVAYDDFVQYNGENGAKEAGKWRLEGKTYVVQDGDVMHFRFNV
- a CDS encoding methionine ABC transporter permease, with the protein product MQDQLIDLLITGTVDTLLMVGASAFIAFLIGLPIAVILVSTSEHGIHPSQKINQALGWVINITRSIPFLILMVALIPLTRWIVGTSYGVWAAVVPLTIAAIPFFARIAEVSLREVDQGLIEAAQAMGCNRKQIIWHVLLPEALPGIVAGFTVTIVTMINSSAIAGAIGAGGLGDIAYRYGYQRFDMQIMLAVILVLIVLVMLVQATGDALAQQLDKRKV
- a CDS encoding methionine ABC transporter ATP-binding protein, which translates into the protein MTMVSFGSQVDFSLPHIKIRGLNKFYQSQGQKLHALKEINLDIPQGKILGIIGKSGAGKSSLLRTLNGLEQVNTGSIHIHQQNIAELSHSELIQTRQRIGMIFQHFNLMSAKTVWENVALPLKVSNYNKADIDQRVNEVLALVGLADKSNYYPSQLSGGQKQRVGIARALVHHPEILLCDEATSALDPESTATILALLKKINQELGLTIVLITHEMQVIREICDQVVVIDQGEIVEAGQVWSVFSRPEQQITQELLNLEQITLPFKISRLPDEDSTHIIVKLKYEAEAHQVPDIQELLAKFKAPVNLYQSQVDTIQGHIIGSLLVGIPNVEIDLSSIQQDALTAIAQFEVLGYARPAH